The following coding sequences lie in one Amycolatopsis cihanbeyliensis genomic window:
- a CDS encoding acyl-CoA dehydrogenase: MPIAITKEQRALAESIRAWVSTRQPCSAVRARDTDPDLLDELAELGLFGVAVPEELGGAGGSVIDLVAGLEEVAAGLVPGPVFGGLLAGLALAGAPDSRPAKELLPALAEGSAWAAVVYEERAGATVHPDGGFLVSGRLGPVLDARPGVHLLLAAELDGRPEWFLLPPDSPGVRVTEAPGLDVSRQLGFVELDEVRVPPDALLPDLEGSTVGDLALTLAAAEAAGVAGWCVRTATEYAKVREQFGRPIGSFQAVKHLCAEMLCRAELAAALAWDAARAAADPAGQHALAAAVAAASALDAAVDNAKDCIQVLGGIGFTWEHDAHLYLRRAVATRQLFGGSARWRRRAAELVLAGTRRGLEVDLSDHAEDGVTEQARAVAEEIAGLPAQRQRARLVETGYLMPHWPRPYGLDAPAGRQLVIEAELTRAGVRRPDLVIGAWAAPTILRHGTPAQQRRFVGPTLRGEITWCQLFSEPEAGSDLAALRTTAVRAEGGWLLTGQKVWTSLAHTADWAICLARTDRNAPKHKGITYFLVDMRSPGIEARPLREITGEAVFNEVFLHEVFVPDDCVVGEVDGGWRLARTTLASERVALAGGSSVGDGVEALLGAAPPEPGPALLERLGGLVAGGSAGSMLGLRATLRRLDGQQADAESSVRKLAGVRQRQAVAEVALDLLGPDGAVAEGDGSAVQHEFLLSRCLSIAGGTTQVLLNVAGERLLGLPREPGS, translated from the coding sequence GTGCCGATCGCGATCACCAAGGAGCAGCGCGCGCTGGCCGAGTCGATCAGGGCGTGGGTGTCCACGCGACAGCCCTGCTCGGCGGTGCGCGCGCGGGACACCGATCCCGACCTGCTGGACGAACTCGCTGAGCTGGGTCTGTTCGGGGTCGCGGTGCCCGAGGAGCTGGGTGGCGCCGGTGGGTCGGTGATCGACCTGGTCGCGGGGCTCGAGGAGGTCGCGGCCGGGCTGGTTCCGGGCCCGGTGTTCGGCGGGTTGCTCGCCGGGCTCGCGCTCGCCGGCGCCCCGGACTCCCGACCCGCCAAGGAACTGCTGCCTGCGCTGGCCGAGGGTAGCGCGTGGGCCGCGGTGGTCTACGAGGAGCGGGCGGGAGCGACGGTCCATCCCGACGGCGGGTTCCTGGTGAGCGGGCGGCTCGGCCCGGTCCTGGACGCGCGGCCCGGCGTCCACCTGCTGCTCGCCGCCGAGCTGGACGGGCGACCGGAGTGGTTCCTGCTCCCGCCGGACAGCCCCGGCGTGCGCGTCACCGAGGCGCCCGGGCTGGACGTGTCCCGGCAGCTGGGTTTCGTGGAGCTGGACGAGGTGCGGGTGCCGCCGGACGCCCTGCTCCCGGACCTGGAGGGGTCCACGGTCGGTGACCTGGCGCTCACCCTGGCCGCGGCCGAGGCGGCCGGCGTGGCCGGATGGTGCGTGCGCACCGCGACCGAGTACGCGAAGGTGCGCGAGCAGTTCGGCCGGCCGATCGGCTCCTTCCAGGCGGTCAAGCACCTGTGCGCGGAGATGCTGTGTCGCGCGGAGCTGGCCGCGGCGCTGGCCTGGGACGCCGCCCGCGCCGCCGCCGACCCGGCGGGGCAGCACGCCCTCGCGGCCGCCGTGGCCGCGGCCTCCGCGCTGGACGCCGCGGTGGACAACGCCAAGGACTGTATCCAGGTGCTCGGTGGGATCGGCTTCACCTGGGAGCATGATGCGCACCTCTACCTGCGGCGCGCGGTGGCGACGCGCCAGCTGTTCGGCGGGTCGGCGCGCTGGCGTCGCCGGGCGGCCGAGCTGGTGCTGGCCGGTACCCGGCGCGGGCTGGAGGTGGACCTCAGCGACCACGCCGAGGACGGCGTCACCGAGCAGGCGCGGGCGGTGGCCGAGGAGATCGCGGGCCTCCCGGCACAGCGGCAGCGTGCCCGCCTCGTCGAGACCGGGTACCTCATGCCGCACTGGCCGCGGCCGTACGGGCTGGACGCTCCCGCCGGGCGCCAGCTGGTGATCGAAGCCGAGCTGACCAGGGCGGGAGTGCGCAGGCCGGACCTGGTGATCGGTGCCTGGGCCGCACCCACGATCCTGCGGCACGGCACCCCCGCGCAGCAGCGGCGGTTCGTCGGCCCGACGCTGCGCGGCGAGATCACCTGGTGCCAGCTGTTCAGCGAGCCGGAAGCCGGCTCCGACCTGGCCGCGCTGCGCACCACCGCGGTCCGCGCCGAGGGTGGCTGGCTGCTCACCGGTCAGAAGGTATGGACCTCGCTGGCCCATACCGCGGACTGGGCCATCTGCCTGGCCAGGACCGACCGGAACGCGCCGAAGCACAAGGGAATCACCTACTTCCTCGTGGACATGCGCTCACCGGGGATCGAGGCGCGGCCGCTACGGGAGATCACCGGGGAGGCGGTGTTCAACGAGGTGTTCCTGCACGAGGTGTTCGTCCCGGACGACTGCGTGGTCGGCGAGGTCGACGGCGGCTGGCGGCTCGCCCGCACCACCCTCGCCAGCGAGCGGGTCGCCCTCGCCGGCGGTTCCTCGGTGGGCGACGGCGTCGAGGCCCTGCTCGGCGCGGCGCCGCCCGAGCCGGGCCCGGCACTGCTGGAGCGGCTCGGCGGCCTGGTCGCCGGGGGATCGGCGGGTTCGATGCTCGGGCTGCGGGCCACCCTGCGCCGGCTGGACGGGCAGCAGGCGGATGCCGAGTCCAGCGTGCGCAAGCTGGCCGGGGTCCGGCAGCGGCAGGCGGTGGCCGAGGTCGCGCTGGACCTGCTCGGTCCGGACGGCGCGGTGGCGGAGGGGGACGGCTCGGCCGTGCAGCACGAGTTCCTGCTCTCCCGCTGCCTGAGTATCGCGGGTGGCACCACGCAGGTGCTGCTCAACGTGGCCGGGGAGCGACTGCTCGGCCTTCCTCGCGAGCCGGGGTCGTGA
- a CDS encoding alpha/beta hydrolase: MRQTFLARRALDLAITANALRPVRGARAAVPAFLAGMVATELAPQLLALNLADTATHVARHGIRGRADRAGLALAAASAGGLGAAILSAQRARSEVETALAEALGPGYADRLGPPPSPAGIRRDRDIAYAPGGKRFLLDVYRPRVPDDRPRPVLLQVHGGAWMYGSKDLQGLPLMVHLARRGWVCVAINYPLAPAARWPAHIVAAKRAVAWIREHIAGYGGDPGRLAVTGGSAGGHLAALLALTAGDSRFQPGFAEVDTSVQACVPHYGVYDFAASSGSRASAFRLRSVLARRVVGKDPDEFRAEYLAGSPLDRVTAAAPPFLVLHGEHDSLVPVREAREFARRLREVSANPVGYAELSGAQHAFDLLPSIRGAHVIRGVARFLEATVRPLTTPAREEGRAVAPRPR, translated from the coding sequence ATGCGGCAGACCTTCCTCGCCCGCAGGGCGCTCGATCTGGCGATCACCGCCAACGCGCTCCGGCCCGTACGCGGGGCACGCGCGGCCGTACCCGCCTTCCTGGCCGGCATGGTCGCCACCGAACTGGCCCCGCAACTGCTCGCGCTGAACCTCGCCGACACCGCGACGCATGTGGCACGGCACGGGATCCGCGGCCGCGCGGACCGGGCGGGGCTCGCGCTGGCCGCCGCCTCGGCCGGCGGGCTCGGCGCCGCCATCCTCTCGGCCCAGCGGGCCCGGAGTGAGGTGGAGACCGCGCTGGCGGAAGCGCTCGGCCCCGGCTACGCCGACCGGCTCGGCCCACCACCGTCCCCGGCCGGGATCCGGCGGGATCGGGACATCGCCTACGCTCCTGGCGGCAAGCGGTTCCTGCTGGACGTGTACCGGCCGCGTGTACCGGATGATCGGCCCCGACCGGTGCTGCTGCAGGTGCACGGCGGGGCCTGGATGTACGGCAGCAAGGACCTCCAGGGGTTGCCGCTGATGGTGCATCTTGCCCGGCGCGGATGGGTCTGCGTGGCGATCAACTACCCGCTCGCCCCCGCCGCGCGCTGGCCGGCGCACATCGTGGCGGCGAAGCGGGCCGTGGCCTGGATCCGCGAACACATCGCCGGCTACGGCGGCGACCCGGGACGACTCGCGGTCACCGGCGGTTCGGCCGGCGGACACCTGGCGGCCCTGCTGGCGTTGACGGCGGGCGATTCCCGGTTCCAGCCCGGTTTCGCGGAGGTGGACACGAGCGTGCAGGCATGCGTGCCGCACTACGGGGTTTACGACTTCGCCGCGAGCAGCGGTTCCCGGGCGAGCGCGTTCCGGCTACGGTCCGTGCTGGCCCGGCGGGTCGTCGGCAAGGATCCGGACGAGTTCCGCGCGGAGTATCTCGCCGGCTCGCCACTGGATCGCGTCACCGCGGCCGCGCCGCCGTTCCTGGTGCTGCACGGTGAGCACGACTCCCTGGTCCCGGTCCGGGAGGCCAGGGAGTTCGCCAGGCGGTTGCGTGAGGTGTCCGCCAACCCGGTGGGCTACGCGGAGCTGTCCGGCGCCCAGCACGCCTTCGACCTGCTGCCCTCGATCCGCGGCGCCCATGTGATCCGGGGGGTCGCGCGCTTCCTGGAAGCCACCGTACGTCCACTCACGACCCCGGCTCGCGAGGAAGGCCGAGCAGTCGCTCCCCGGCCACGTTGA
- a CDS encoding acyl-CoA dehydrogenase family protein translates to MDFTLDENQRAVADLAAEVLGKELDAERALGEQGYDEQLWRALAKAGLLSLALPAELGGDDLGVAELAVLLTELGKAAAPVPALATLALGVLPVNKLGAPRQRADLLPGAAAGEELLTAALHEPSAPLTEHPATTASSSGGRWVLSGTKIAVPFASAATRILVPATMPGGTGVFLVSPAAEGVVLVPATGNGYTVRLDGAAVEDADLLGSERKGEALAVLHRYALAGAVAFGDGVLAGALRLTTDHVGAREQFGRPLATFQAVAQQVADVYVAARTVHLAATSAVWRLGTGLDPEPDLGIAAYWLAEEAPRALAACHHLHGGLGLDVTYPLHRYYALAKDLATQVGGARGRLDRLGELVAG, encoded by the coding sequence GTGGACTTCACCCTCGACGAGAACCAGCGGGCGGTCGCCGACCTCGCCGCCGAGGTCCTCGGCAAGGAGCTGGATGCCGAGCGGGCGCTCGGCGAGCAGGGGTACGACGAGCAACTGTGGCGGGCACTGGCCAAGGCCGGGCTGCTGTCCCTTGCCCTTCCCGCCGAGCTCGGTGGGGACGACCTCGGGGTCGCGGAGCTCGCCGTACTGCTCACCGAGCTCGGCAAGGCGGCGGCACCGGTACCCGCACTGGCCACACTGGCGCTCGGTGTGCTGCCGGTGAACAAGCTGGGGGCGCCCCGGCAGCGGGCGGACCTGCTGCCCGGCGCCGCCGCCGGTGAGGAACTCCTCACCGCCGCGCTGCACGAACCCTCCGCCCCGCTGACCGAGCACCCGGCCACCACCGCGAGCAGTTCCGGTGGGCGCTGGGTGCTTTCCGGCACGAAAATCGCCGTGCCCTTCGCCTCGGCCGCGACGCGCATCCTGGTCCCGGCGACGATGCCGGGCGGCACCGGCGTGTTCCTGGTGAGCCCGGCCGCCGAAGGGGTGGTCCTGGTACCGGCCACCGGGAACGGGTACACGGTGCGTCTCGACGGCGCCGCGGTCGAGGACGCCGACCTGCTGGGCTCCGAGCGGAAGGGCGAGGCACTCGCCGTGCTGCACCGGTACGCGCTGGCCGGTGCGGTCGCGTTCGGCGACGGTGTACTGGCGGGGGCGCTGCGGCTGACCACCGACCATGTCGGTGCCAGGGAACAGTTCGGCAGGCCGCTGGCCACTTTCCAGGCGGTGGCCCAGCAGGTCGCCGATGTGTACGTGGCGGCCCGCACGGTGCATCTCGCCGCGACCTCCGCCGTGTGGCGGCTCGGGACCGGCCTCGATCCGGAGCCGGACCTCGGGATCGCCGCCTACTGGCTGGCCGAGGAGGCTCCCCGCGCACTGGCCGCCTGCCACCACCTGCACGGTGGCCTCGGCCTGGACGTGACCTACCCACTGCACCGGTACTACGCGCTGGCCAAGGACCTCGCCACGCAGGTCGGCGGCGCCCGCGGTCGGCTGGACAGGCTTGGCGAGCTGGTGGCGGGGTGA
- the kstR gene encoding cholesterol catabolism transcriptional regulator KstR: MAGKPKASGQTKSRGGLSTIGGEELGSAAQRDRRKRIVDATLALAAKGGYDAVQMRAVADKADVALGTLYRYFPSKIHLLVSGLAREFQRAQDKLDRGTIPGDTPIERLLFVLGRNTRMMQRDPHLTEAMVRAFMFADTTAAAEVELVGRTMESMFAKAMGIEDPTEHDRAVFHVIADVWMANLVAWVTRRASAADVAHRLELAVHLLLDKQEVV; this comes from the coding sequence ATGGCAGGCAAGCCCAAGGCGTCCGGGCAGACCAAGTCCCGTGGCGGCCTGAGCACGATCGGCGGCGAGGAACTCGGCTCCGCCGCCCAGCGCGACCGGCGCAAGCGCATCGTCGACGCGACGCTCGCGCTCGCCGCGAAGGGCGGCTACGACGCCGTGCAGATGCGCGCCGTCGCCGACAAGGCCGATGTCGCGCTGGGCACGTTGTACCGCTACTTCCCTTCCAAGATCCACCTGCTGGTCTCCGGGCTGGCCAGGGAGTTCCAGCGCGCGCAGGACAAGCTCGACCGGGGAACCATCCCGGGCGACACGCCGATCGAGCGGTTGCTGTTCGTCCTCGGCCGCAATACCCGGATGATGCAGCGCGACCCGCACCTCACCGAGGCGATGGTACGAGCGTTCATGTTCGCCGACACCACCGCGGCTGCCGAGGTGGAGCTGGTCGGCAGGACGATGGAGAGCATGTTCGCCAAGGCGATGGGCATCGAGGACCCGACCGAGCACGACCGGGCCGTCTTCCACGTGATCGCCGACGTCTGGATGGCGAACCTGGTCGCCTGGGTCACCCGCCGCGCCTCGGCCGCCGACGTCGCGCACCGCCTCGAGCTGGCCGTCCACCTCCTGCTGGACAAGCAGGAGGTGGTATAG
- a CDS encoding bifunctional MaoC family dehydratase N-terminal/OB-fold nucleic acid binding domain-containing protein, producing MTGAVEAAAERLAAQGESRPRLGRDPVNPAMVHNWVEAMGDTNPVYTDSDAAGEAGHGEPVAPPAMMQVWTMNGLHGTRAADDPLGAMISVLDEAGFTSVVATNSEQTYHRYLRYGEQVSATGRLESVVGPKRTGLGEGWFVTTRTNWYVGEELVAEMMFRVLKFRPPGAEPPAEEADHTAVLRPVISRDTEFFWEGTRKGELRIQRWGSTLRHPPGPMPPDGDLSAVPDYVVAAGSGTVYSYVVHHHPRVPGKKLPFVVALVELDEGVRMLGELVDADPDEVRIGLPVEVTFLRVDEELTLPGWRIAR from the coding sequence ATGACCGGCGCGGTGGAAGCGGCGGCCGAACGCCTTGCCGCGCAAGGGGAATCCCGTCCGCGGCTGGGCCGTGACCCGGTGAACCCGGCGATGGTGCACAACTGGGTGGAAGCCATGGGCGATACCAACCCGGTGTACACCGATTCGGACGCGGCAGGCGAGGCCGGGCACGGGGAGCCGGTCGCGCCACCCGCCATGATGCAGGTGTGGACGATGAACGGCCTGCACGGCACGCGGGCCGCCGACGACCCGCTCGGCGCGATGATCTCGGTGCTGGACGAGGCCGGGTTCACCTCGGTGGTGGCCACGAACTCCGAGCAGACCTACCACCGCTACCTGCGCTACGGCGAGCAGGTCTCGGCCACCGGCAGGCTGGAGAGTGTGGTCGGCCCGAAGCGGACCGGTCTCGGCGAAGGCTGGTTCGTCACCACCCGGACGAACTGGTACGTCGGCGAGGAGCTGGTCGCCGAGATGATGTTCCGGGTACTCAAGTTCCGCCCGCCGGGGGCCGAGCCACCGGCCGAGGAAGCCGACCACACCGCCGTGTTGCGCCCGGTGATCAGCAGGGACACCGAGTTCTTCTGGGAGGGCACCAGGAAAGGTGAACTGCGCATCCAGCGTTGGGGCTCCACCTTGCGGCATCCACCCGGTCCGATGCCGCCGGACGGCGACCTCTCGGCGGTGCCCGACTACGTGGTCGCCGCCGGAAGCGGGACCGTCTACAGCTACGTGGTGCATCACCACCCGCGGGTTCCCGGCAAGAAGCTGCCTTTCGTGGTGGCGCTGGTCGAGCTGGACGAGGGGGTGCGGATGCTCGGCGAGCTGGTCGACGCCGATCCCGACGAGGTCCGGATCGGACTCCCTGTCGAAGTGACTTTCCTTCGTGTGGACGAGGAACTGACGTTGCCTGGCTGGAGGATCGCCCGATGA
- a CDS encoding acyl-CoA dehydrogenase family protein — protein sequence MYLELTAAQRELRAELRAYFAGLISDAERARMRRERHGPVFREIVRRMGRDGWLGVGWPTEYGGLGLGEIEQHIFADEAARADVQLPAVTLQTVGPTLQAFGTPEQKARFLPKILAGEVHFAIGYSEPEAGTDLAALRTSAVREGEEYVVNGQKIFTTGAHDVDYIWLAVRTDPQAPKHRGISILIVDTRDPGYSWTPIITCDGAHHVNATYYSDVRVPADMLVGTENKGWKLITTQLNHERVMLGPAGRIGGLYDRVRAWAAARTDPDGSRLLDRPDVRAALAEAFAVTRINELLNWQVAAASTTGGVAVADASATKVFGSERIQHVGRLLEEVVARHGDPADPETAELADWLDVQARRNLVLTFGGGVNEIQRELIASSGLGLPRVPR from the coding sequence ATGTATCTCGAACTGACCGCGGCGCAACGGGAACTGCGAGCCGAGCTCAGGGCGTACTTCGCCGGGCTGATCTCCGATGCGGAACGCGCGCGGATGCGGCGGGAGCGGCACGGCCCGGTGTTCCGGGAGATTGTCCGGCGGATGGGCAGGGACGGCTGGCTCGGCGTCGGCTGGCCCACCGAGTACGGCGGCCTCGGCCTCGGCGAGATCGAGCAGCACATCTTCGCCGACGAGGCGGCCCGTGCCGATGTGCAACTACCCGCCGTCACCCTGCAGACCGTGGGCCCCACCCTGCAGGCCTTCGGCACGCCGGAGCAGAAAGCCCGGTTCCTGCCGAAAATCCTGGCCGGGGAGGTGCATTTCGCCATCGGCTACAGCGAGCCGGAGGCGGGCACCGACCTCGCCGCGCTGCGTACCTCGGCGGTGCGCGAGGGCGAGGAGTACGTGGTGAACGGCCAGAAGATCTTCACAACCGGCGCCCACGACGTCGACTACATCTGGCTGGCGGTGCGCACCGACCCGCAGGCTCCGAAGCACAGGGGCATCTCGATCCTCATCGTGGACACCCGCGATCCCGGCTACTCCTGGACCCCGATCATCACCTGCGACGGCGCCCACCATGTGAACGCCACCTACTACTCCGATGTCCGTGTTCCGGCGGACATGCTGGTCGGCACGGAGAACAAGGGCTGGAAGCTGATCACCACCCAGCTCAACCACGAGCGGGTGATGCTCGGGCCGGCGGGCCGGATCGGCGGGCTCTACGACCGGGTGCGGGCCTGGGCCGCGGCTCGGACCGACCCGGACGGTTCTCGCCTGCTCGACCGGCCGGACGTGCGGGCGGCGCTGGCCGAGGCGTTCGCGGTGACCCGGATCAACGAACTGCTCAACTGGCAGGTCGCGGCCGCATCGACCACGGGAGGTGTCGCGGTGGCGGACGCCTCGGCGACCAAGGTCTTCGGTTCGGAGCGAATCCAACACGTGGGGAGACTTCTGGAGGAGGTCGTGGCACGACACGGAGATCCGGCCGATCCGGAGACGGCCGAGCTCGCGGACTGGCTGGACGTCCAGGCCCGGCGCAACCTGGTGCTCACCTTCGGTGGCGGTGTGAACGAGATCCAGCGCGAGCTGATCGCCAGCTCCGGCCTCGGACTTCCCCGGGTGCCGCGATGA